One segment of Streptomyces sp. XD-27 DNA contains the following:
- a CDS encoding cystathionine beta-synthase — MQYYESMIELVGNTPLVKLNNVTEGIQATVLAKVEYFNPGGSVKDRIAVRMIEAAERSGELKPGGTIVEPTSGNTGVGLAMVAQRKGYKCIFVCPDKVSTDKINVLRAYGAEVVVCPTAVDPEHPDSYYNVSDRLVRETPGAWKPDQYSNPNNPRSHYETTGPELWEQTEGKITHFVAGVGTGGTISGTGRYLKDASDGRVKVIGADPEGSVYSGGSGRPYLIEGVGEDFWPTAYDQTVADEIVAVSDKDAFQMTRRLAKEEGLLVGGSCGMAVVAALRVAEGLGPDDVVVVLLPDSGRGYLSKIFNDDWMADYGFLEEAGPAVRVGDVLEGKEGGLPSLVHMHPEETVGEAIEVLREYGVSQMPIVKPGAGHPDVMAAEVVGSVVERELLDALFTQRASLNDPLEKHMSPPLPQVGSGEPVEDLMAALSGAGADAAIVLVEGKPKGVVSRQDLLAYLATSPKSA, encoded by the coding sequence GTGCAGTACTACGAATCGATGATTGAGCTGGTCGGCAATACCCCGCTGGTGAAGCTCAACAACGTTACGGAAGGCATCCAGGCGACGGTGCTCGCCAAGGTCGAGTACTTCAACCCCGGCGGGTCCGTGAAGGACCGGATCGCCGTGCGGATGATCGAGGCGGCCGAGCGTTCCGGAGAGCTCAAGCCTGGCGGCACCATCGTCGAGCCGACGTCGGGCAACACGGGCGTGGGGTTGGCCATGGTCGCCCAGCGCAAGGGCTACAAGTGCATCTTCGTCTGCCCGGACAAGGTTTCCACGGACAAGATCAACGTGCTGCGGGCGTACGGCGCCGAGGTCGTGGTCTGCCCGACGGCCGTGGATCCCGAGCACCCCGACTCGTATTACAACGTCTCCGACCGCCTGGTGCGGGAGACGCCGGGGGCCTGGAAGCCCGACCAGTACAGCAACCCGAACAACCCGCGTTCGCATTATGAGACAACCGGCCCCGAACTTTGGGAGCAGACGGAGGGGAAGATCACCCACTTCGTCGCGGGCGTCGGCACCGGCGGCACCATCAGCGGCACCGGCCGCTATCTGAAGGACGCCAGTGACGGCCGGGTCAAGGTCATCGGCGCCGACCCGGAGGGCTCGGTCTACTCCGGCGGCTCCGGGCGCCCGTACCTGATCGAGGGCGTCGGCGAGGACTTCTGGCCCACCGCCTACGACCAGACCGTCGCGGACGAGATCGTCGCCGTCTCCGACAAGGACGCCTTCCAGATGACCCGGCGGCTGGCCAAGGAGGAGGGCCTGCTGGTCGGCGGCTCCTGCGGCATGGCGGTCGTCGCCGCGCTGCGGGTGGCCGAGGGCCTCGGCCCGGACGACGTCGTGGTCGTGCTGCTCCCCGACAGCGGCCGCGGCTACCTGTCGAAGATCTTCAACGACGACTGGATGGCCGACTACGGCTTCCTCGAGGAGGCCGGTCCGGCGGTCCGCGTCGGCGACGTGCTGGAGGGCAAGGAGGGCGGACTGCCGTCCCTGGTCCACATGCACCCCGAGGAGACCGTCGGCGAGGCGATCGAGGTGCTGCGCGAGTACGGCGTCTCCCAGATGCCGATCGTCAAGCCGGGCGCCGGGCACCCTGACGTGATGGCCGCCGAGGTCGTCGGGTCGGTCGTCGAACGGGAGCTGCTGGACGCCCTGTTCACCCAGCGCGCCTCCCTCAACGACCCGCTGGAGAAGCACATGAGCCCGCCGCTGCCGCAGGTCGGCTCGGGCGAGCCGGTCGAGGACCTGATGGCGGCGCTGAGCGGTGCCGGGGCGGACGCGGCCATCGTGCTGGTGGAGGGCAAGCCGAAGGGCGTGGTCAGCCGGCAGGACCTGCTGGCGTACCTGGCCACGAGCCCGAAGTCGGCGTGA
- a CDS encoding SGNH/GDSL hydrolase family protein — protein sequence MSWSRARVARRIAAAAAYGGGGIGVLGGMAVGLLLTEVSLAKRVIGESEETPPCADGRYGFALALRNGRSPLRLAFLGDSTAAGQGVHRPSQTPGALLASGLAAVAECPVDLRNVATPGARSEDLDRQVGLILGAMETAQDAAAQNAAADATAEAAVEAAAEEEAALVEQPPTEPPPRPDVCVIMIGANDVTHRVPPARSVRLLSAAVRRLRDAGCEVVVGTCPDLGTIEPVYQPLRWIARRLSRQLAAAQTIAVVEQGGRTVSLGDLLGPEFAKNPRELFGPDNYHPSAEGYATAAMAILPTLCGALGLWPEETLEPARQEDVMPVARAAAEAAAEGGAEVTATRGPWALLRRRRRLPTEAGAVPHSPRNRPCPTDPPVRGACGGPSPTRRGTAGPPRAPLSVRLEKSSASQPTNRDPRHTYG from the coding sequence ATGTCTTGGTCGAGGGCGAGGGTGGCCCGGCGGATCGCCGCCGCGGCGGCCTACGGCGGTGGTGGGATCGGGGTGCTGGGCGGGATGGCCGTCGGGCTGTTACTGACCGAGGTGTCGCTCGCGAAGCGGGTCATCGGCGAATCGGAGGAGACGCCGCCGTGCGCCGACGGGCGGTACGGCTTCGCCCTGGCACTCCGCAACGGGCGCAGTCCGCTGCGGCTGGCGTTCCTCGGCGACTCCACGGCGGCGGGCCAGGGCGTGCACCGGCCCAGCCAGACCCCCGGCGCGCTGCTGGCCTCCGGGCTCGCGGCGGTCGCCGAATGCCCGGTCGACCTGCGGAACGTGGCGACTCCGGGCGCCCGGTCCGAGGATCTGGACCGGCAGGTGGGCCTGATCCTGGGGGCGATGGAGACGGCGCAGGACGCGGCGGCGCAGAACGCGGCGGCGGACGCCACGGCAGAGGCCGCGGTGGAGGCTGCCGCCGAGGAGGAGGCGGCGCTCGTCGAGCAGCCGCCCACCGAGCCGCCGCCCCGTCCCGACGTCTGCGTGATCATGATCGGCGCCAACGACGTCACCCATCGGGTGCCGCCCGCCAGGTCCGTCCGCCTGCTGTCCGCCGCGGTCCGCAGACTGCGGGACGCCGGCTGCGAGGTGGTCGTCGGCACCTGTCCCGACCTGGGCACCATCGAGCCCGTCTACCAGCCGCTGCGCTGGATCGCCCGCCGCCTCAGCCGCCAGCTGGCCGCCGCGCAGACGATCGCGGTGGTCGAACAGGGCGGGCGTACGGTGTCGCTGGGCGACCTGCTCGGGCCGGAGTTCGCGAAGAACCCGCGGGAGCTGTTCGGGCCCGACAACTACCACCCGTCGGCGGAGGGGTACGCGACGGCCGCGATGGCGATCCTGCCGACCCTGTGCGGTGCGCTCGGGCTCTGGCCGGAGGAGACCCTGGAGCCCGCCCGCCAGGAGGACGTCATGCCGGTGGCCCGCGCGGCGGCGGAGGCGGCGGCCGAGGGAGGCGCGGAGGTCACGGCGACCCGCGGCCCGTGGGCCCTGCTGAGGCGCCGCAGGCGCCTGCCGACCGAAGCGGGTGCGGTGCCCCACTCCCCGCGGAACCGTCCCTGCCCAACTGACCCGCCGGTCCGTGGCGCCTGCGGCGGACCTTCCCCGACCCGGCGAGGCACCGCCGGCCCGCCGCGGGCGCCGCTGAGCGTACGCTTAGAAAAGAGTTCCGCATCACAGCCCACAAACCGTGACCCCCGCCATACGTACGGGTAA
- a CDS encoding acetyl-CoA C-acetyltransferase, which produces MPEAVIVSAARSPIGRAFKGSLKDLRPDDLTAEIIQAALAKVPELDPREIDDLMLGCGLPGGEQGHNLGRIVAVQMGMDHLPGCTITRYCSSSLQTSRMALHAIKAGEGDVFISAGVEMVSRSVKGSSDGLPDTHNPLFADAEARTAARAEQEGTDWHDPREDGLIPDAYIAMGQTAENLARLKGITRQEMDEFGVRSQNLAEEAIKKGFWEREITPVTTPDGTVVAKDDGPRAGTTLEGVQGLKPVFRPDGLVTAGNCCPLNDGAAALVIMSDTKARELGVTPLARIVSTGVSGLSPEIMGYGPVEASKQALARAGLTIGDIDLVEINEAFAAQVIPSYRDLGIDLDKLNVNGGAIAVGHPFGMTGARITGTLINSLQFHDKQFGLETMCVGGGQGMAMVIERLS; this is translated from the coding sequence ATGCCCGAAGCCGTGATCGTCTCTGCCGCCCGCTCGCCCATCGGTCGCGCCTTCAAGGGGTCCCTCAAGGACCTGCGCCCGGACGACCTGACCGCGGAGATCATCCAGGCCGCGCTCGCCAAGGTGCCCGAGCTGGACCCGCGCGAGATCGACGACCTCATGCTGGGCTGCGGTCTGCCGGGCGGCGAGCAGGGGCACAACCTGGGCCGCATCGTCGCCGTGCAGATGGGCATGGACCACCTGCCGGGCTGCACCATCACCCGCTACTGCTCCTCCTCCCTCCAGACCTCCCGGATGGCGCTGCACGCCATCAAGGCGGGCGAGGGCGACGTCTTCATCTCCGCGGGCGTCGAGATGGTCTCGCGGAGCGTCAAGGGCAGCTCGGACGGGCTGCCGGACACCCACAACCCGCTGTTCGCCGACGCCGAGGCCCGCACCGCCGCGCGCGCCGAGCAGGAGGGCACCGACTGGCACGACCCGCGCGAGGACGGGCTGATCCCGGACGCGTACATCGCGATGGGCCAGACCGCCGAGAACCTGGCGCGGCTCAAGGGCATCACCCGCCAGGAGATGGACGAGTTCGGCGTCCGGTCCCAGAACCTGGCCGAGGAGGCCATCAAGAAGGGCTTCTGGGAGCGCGAGATCACCCCCGTGACCACGCCCGACGGCACGGTCGTGGCGAAGGACGACGGTCCGCGCGCGGGCACCACGCTGGAGGGCGTGCAGGGGCTCAAGCCCGTGTTCCGCCCCGACGGCCTGGTCACCGCGGGCAACTGCTGCCCGCTCAACGACGGCGCCGCGGCCCTGGTCATCATGTCCGACACCAAGGCGCGCGAGCTGGGCGTCACGCCGCTGGCACGCATCGTGTCCACCGGAGTCTCCGGCCTCTCCCCGGAGATCATGGGGTACGGCCCGGTGGAGGCCAGCAAGCAGGCGCTCGCCCGCGCCGGGCTGACCATCGGCGACATCGACCTGGTCGAGATCAACGAGGCGTTCGCCGCGCAGGTCATCCCGTCCTACCGCGACCTGGGCATCGATCTGGACAAGCTGAACGTCAACGGCGGCGCCATCGCCGTCGGCCACCCCTTCGGCATGACCGGCGCCCGCATCACCGGCACGCTGATCAACTCCCTCCAGTTCCACGACAAGCAGTTCGGCCTGGAGACCATGTGCGTCGGCGGTGGCCAGGGCATGGCGATGGTCATCGAGCGGCTGAGCTGA
- a CDS encoding DUF4287 domain-containing protein, whose product MSHVFSEETHRNLLSRIPACTGREVADWLRTVDEGPALFRFEEKVSWLRGAHQLAYGHAKAIIHEHDLRRAARKLL is encoded by the coding sequence ATGTCCCACGTCTTCTCCGAAGAAACCCACCGGAACCTGCTCTCCCGAATCCCCGCATGCACCGGCCGTGAAGTCGCCGACTGGCTGCGGACGGTGGACGAGGGACCCGCCCTCTTCCGCTTCGAGGAGAAGGTCAGCTGGCTGCGCGGCGCGCACCAGCTCGCGTACGGCCACGCCAAGGCGATCATCCACGAGCACGACCTGCGCCGGGCGGCGCGCAAGCTGCTGTAG
- a CDS encoding Bax inhibitor-1/YccA family protein, with protein MRSSNPVFSRRGFGRDGGSAGFGAAPQAGGPAAVQGNPYAQTQPPTNPYALGDQHNLTPEQMQQMYGAPPVAPLQTGRMTMDDVVMRTGITLGTVIVAAAAAWAAQLPMGAGFAAALVAMVLGFVQSFRQKASPALILAYALFEGVFLGVISQAFNERWSGIPMQAVLGTMAVSVGVLVAYKTRLIRVDQRFMRFVMAAAIGFVLLMAVNLLFAAIGGGDGLGFRSGGLGVVFGIVGVLLGAAFLAMDFKQIEDGVRYGAPREESWMAAFGLTLSLVWIYLEMLRLIAILREL; from the coding sequence ATGAGGAGCAGCAACCCGGTCTTCTCGCGACGGGGGTTCGGCCGCGACGGCGGCTCTGCCGGTTTCGGCGCGGCGCCGCAGGCCGGGGGCCCCGCCGCTGTCCAGGGCAACCCGTACGCGCAGACCCAGCCGCCGACCAACCCGTACGCGCTCGGTGACCAGCACAACCTGACACCCGAGCAGATGCAGCAGATGTACGGCGCACCGCCGGTCGCACCGCTGCAGACCGGCCGGATGACGATGGACGACGTCGTCATGCGGACGGGCATCACCCTGGGCACTGTGATCGTCGCCGCCGCGGCGGCGTGGGCCGCCCAGCTCCCCATGGGCGCGGGCTTCGCCGCCGCGCTCGTCGCGATGGTGCTCGGCTTCGTCCAGTCCTTCCGGCAGAAGGCCTCGCCGGCGCTGATCCTGGCGTACGCGCTCTTCGAGGGCGTCTTCCTCGGCGTCATCAGCCAGGCCTTCAACGAGCGCTGGTCCGGCATCCCGATGCAGGCCGTGCTCGGCACGATGGCGGTCTCCGTCGGCGTCCTGGTGGCGTACAAGACCCGGCTGATCCGGGTCGACCAGCGGTTCATGCGCTTCGTGATGGCGGCCGCGATCGGCTTCGTGCTGCTGATGGCCGTCAACCTCCTGTTCGCGGCCATCGGTGGCGGTGACGGCCTCGGCTTCCGCAGCGGTGGCCTCGGCGTCGTCTTCGGCATCGTCGGCGTGCTGCTCGGCGCGGCCTTCCTGGCGATGGACTTCAAGCAGATCGAGGACGGCGTGCGGTACGGCGCCCCGCGCGAGGAGTCGTGGATGGCCGCCTTCGGCCTGACGCTCTCGCTCGTCTGGATCTACCTGGAGATGCTGCGCCTGATCGCGATCCTGCGGGAGCTGTGA
- a CDS encoding ABC transporter ATP-binding protein has product MTTFPAGVETGPRTSAAAAAAKDLTKVYGQGETQVVALDSVSVEFRQAEFTAIMGPSGSGKSTLMHCMAGLDTISRGSARIGTTELTSLKDKKLTQLRRDKIGFIFQAFNLLPTLNALENITLPMDIAGRKADQAWLDQVVATVGLAGRLKHRPNQLSGGQQQRVAVARALAGKPEIIFADEPTGNLDSRSGAEVLGFLRNSVRELGQTVVMVTHDPVAASYADRVVFLADGRIVDELREPTADAVLDRMKRFDAKGRVS; this is encoded by the coding sequence GTGACCACCTTCCCCGCCGGCGTCGAGACCGGCCCCCGCACCAGTGCGGCGGCCGCAGCCGCCAAGGACCTGACCAAGGTCTACGGACAGGGCGAGACCCAGGTGGTCGCCCTGGATTCGGTCTCCGTCGAGTTCCGGCAGGCCGAGTTCACCGCCATCATGGGGCCCTCCGGCTCCGGCAAGTCGACCCTCATGCACTGCATGGCCGGCCTGGACACCATCTCCCGGGGATCGGCGCGTATCGGCACCACGGAGCTGACCTCGCTCAAGGACAAGAAGCTCACCCAGCTGCGGCGCGACAAGATCGGCTTCATCTTCCAGGCGTTCAACCTGCTGCCCACGCTGAACGCGCTGGAGAACATCACGCTGCCGATGGACATCGCGGGCCGCAAGGCCGACCAGGCGTGGCTGGATCAGGTCGTCGCCACGGTCGGTCTCGCCGGCCGCCTCAAGCACCGGCCGAACCAGCTCTCCGGCGGTCAGCAGCAGCGCGTCGCCGTGGCCCGCGCGCTGGCCGGCAAGCCCGAGATCATCTTCGCCGACGAACCGACGGGCAACCTCGACTCCCGCTCCGGCGCCGAGGTGCTCGGCTTCCTCCGCAATTCCGTGCGCGAGCTGGGCCAGACGGTCGTCATGGTCACCCACGACCCCGTCGCCGCGTCCTACGCCGACCGGGTCGTCTTCCTCGCCGACGGCCGCATCGTCGACGAGCTGCGTGAGCCCACCGCCGACGCGGTGCTCGACCGCATGAAGCGCTTCGACGCCAAGGGACGGGTCAGCTGA